Part of the Sphingobium sp. TKS genome is shown below.
CTTCGCCAGACCTGCCCGCGCATGCGCCGCCACCAGCGTATTGCGCAGCAGCACCGCGATGGTCATCGGCCCGACGCCGCCGGGAACCGGGGTGATGGCGCGGACATGGGCAAGCGCCTCGGCAGTGGCGACGTCGCCGACGATCCGGCTTTTGCCGTCCTCCGTATCGGTGACGCGGTTGATGCCGACGTCGATCACGGTCGCGCCGGGCTTGATCCACTCGCCCTTGACCATCTCGGCCCGGCCCACCGCCGCCACCACGATGTCGGCGCGATGCACGACCGAGGCGAGATCGCGGGTCCGGCTGTGCGCGATGGTGACGGTGCAATTTTCCGCCAGCAGCAATTGCGCCATCGGCTTGCCCACGATGTTCGAGCGCCCCACGACCACTGCTTCCAGACCCGACAGATCGCCCAGTTCATCCTTCAGCAGCATGATGCAGCCCAGCGGCGTGCAGGGCACCAGCGCCTCCTGCCCCGTCGCCAGCCGACCCGAATTGACGACATGGAAGCCGTCCACATCCTTGGCCGGATTGACCGTCCCGATCACCGAGGCTTCGTTGATATGGGCAGGCAGCGGCAACTGGACCAGAATGCCGTCCACCCGCTCGTCCGCATTCAGTTCCTCGACCAGATCGAGCAACTCTTCCTCACCGATGGAGGCGGGGAGCTTGAACTCCATGCTCTCCATGCCGACGGCGACGGTCATCTTGCCCTTGTTGCGGACATAGACCGAACTCGCCGGGTCCTCGCCCACCAGCACCACC
Proteins encoded:
- the folD gene encoding bifunctional methylenetetrahydrofolate dehydrogenase/methenyltetrahydrofolate cyclohydrolase FolD, whose translation is MTIGKIIDGKAFAETLRGKVADGVAAFIAKTGRKPGLAVVLVGEDPASSVYVRNKGKMTVAVGMESMEFKLPASIGEEELLDLVEELNADERVDGILVQLPLPAHINEASVIGTVNPAKDVDGFHVVNSGRLATGQEALVPCTPLGCIMLLKDELGDLSGLEAVVVGRSNIVGKPMAQLLLAENCTVTIAHSRTRDLASVVHRADIVVAAVGRAEMVKGEWIKPGATVIDVGINRVTDTEDGKSRIVGDVATAEALAHVRAITPVPGGVGPMTIAVLLRNTLVAAHARAGLAKPEGV